The proteins below come from a single Polynucleobacter sp. MWH-UH23A genomic window:
- the pepN gene encoding aminopeptidase N, whose translation MKTELEQSFRRLEYRPPVYTFDQVELDIALDPARTIVKSKIEVLPGKSFESGAPLVLAGQELEFVSLRINGEAHRHFELTPEILTIHSLPKEGKEKFTLEIISVCVPEKNTSLMGLYVSNRNFFTQCEAEGFRKITYFLDRPDVMARYRVTLRAIEAQYPVLLSNGNLLKEEKLPNGWHSATWEDPFPKPSYLFALVAGKFECIEETITTGSGAKKLLQIWVEPHDLQKTRHAMDSLIASIHWDEKRFGLELDLERFMIVAVGDFNMGAMENKGLNIFNTKFVLAQPDTATDADFANIESVVAHEYFHNWTGNRVTCQDWFQLSLKEGLTVFRDQEFSADQMGSESGRAVKRIEDVRLLRQLQFPEDAGPMAHPIRPDEYQEINNFYTVTVYEKGSEVVRMYQTLLGRDGFRKGMDLYFQRHDGQAVTCDDFLAAMADANGKDLTQFKNWYSQAGTPRVKVEEQYDATKKQYRLTLTQSCASTPGQAEKKPFHIPLKVRLITASNNQAEQLLELTEPTQVWTFDQIEDRPVLSINRNFSAPVNIDFEQPEEDLLTLLSSDDDPFNRWEAGQKLAMQMILNNRLPDSVLINAYREILLDPNLDPAFKELALTLPAESYLYEQCKSVDPQKIFTARQAFRKELAKQLQLEWAALYQQNQTPGSFKSDAIDSGKRALKNLALSMLLDADPKIWAPMARNQYQIADNMTDRYAALSALVMHGAKGAKECLEDFCKRFADDALVIDKWFALQSSRPPIDGLESTLDEVKRLREHPAFKLNNPNRARSVIHMFCANNPASFHQADGSGYAFWAESVLALDPINPQVAARLARALDRWRLFAEPYQSKMKAALEQVAACQTLSPDVKEVVAKALGV comes from the coding sequence ATGAAAACCGAATTAGAGCAGAGCTTTCGTAGGCTCGAATACCGTCCTCCTGTTTACACCTTTGATCAAGTTGAGCTAGATATCGCGCTTGATCCAGCACGCACAATTGTTAAAAGCAAGATTGAGGTCCTGCCTGGCAAAAGTTTTGAATCAGGTGCGCCATTAGTGTTGGCTGGGCAGGAGCTGGAGTTTGTCAGTTTGCGAATTAATGGTGAGGCGCATCGTCATTTTGAGCTCACCCCAGAGATATTGACTATTCACTCTTTGCCAAAAGAAGGTAAGGAGAAATTTACCCTTGAAATTATCTCGGTTTGTGTGCCGGAAAAAAATACTAGCCTGATGGGTTTGTATGTTTCTAATAGAAACTTCTTTACCCAATGCGAGGCAGAGGGCTTCAGAAAAATTACCTACTTCTTGGATCGACCTGATGTCATGGCTCGCTATCGTGTGACCTTGCGGGCGATTGAAGCTCAATACCCTGTATTGCTATCAAATGGTAACTTGCTCAAAGAAGAAAAGTTACCAAACGGTTGGCATAGTGCCACTTGGGAAGATCCATTTCCAAAACCATCATATCTATTCGCTTTAGTGGCTGGAAAGTTCGAATGCATAGAAGAAACCATTACCACTGGTAGTGGGGCAAAAAAATTACTGCAAATCTGGGTTGAGCCTCACGATTTGCAAAAGACCCGTCACGCAATGGATTCTTTGATTGCATCAATACATTGGGACGAGAAGCGTTTTGGTCTCGAGCTTGATCTGGAGCGCTTCATGATTGTTGCCGTTGGCGATTTCAACATGGGTGCAATGGAAAACAAGGGTTTGAATATATTCAATACCAAGTTTGTGTTGGCTCAGCCCGATACCGCTACTGATGCAGACTTTGCCAATATTGAAAGTGTTGTTGCCCATGAATATTTCCATAACTGGACAGGCAATCGTGTTACTTGCCAGGATTGGTTTCAGTTATCACTTAAAGAGGGTCTAACCGTATTTCGTGATCAAGAGTTTTCGGCTGATCAAATGGGTAGCGAGTCTGGAAGAGCGGTTAAGCGTATTGAGGATGTGCGTTTATTGCGTCAGCTGCAGTTCCCAGAAGACGCGGGTCCTATGGCGCACCCCATACGCCCTGACGAGTATCAGGAAATTAATAACTTTTACACAGTGACTGTCTATGAGAAGGGGTCTGAAGTTGTGCGGATGTATCAAACCCTATTGGGTAGAGATGGCTTCCGCAAGGGTATGGACTTGTATTTCCAGCGCCATGATGGTCAGGCAGTAACATGTGACGATTTTTTGGCTGCGATGGCCGATGCTAATGGGAAAGACTTAACTCAGTTCAAGAATTGGTATAGCCAGGCGGGCACACCACGCGTGAAAGTAGAAGAGCAATATGATGCAACTAAAAAACAATACCGCCTCACATTAACTCAGAGCTGTGCATCTACACCTGGTCAAGCGGAGAAGAAGCCATTTCATATTCCGCTGAAAGTGCGACTCATTACTGCTAGCAATAATCAAGCAGAACAATTGCTAGAGCTCACAGAGCCAACGCAAGTCTGGACATTTGATCAGATTGAAGATCGACCTGTGCTTTCCATTAACCGAAACTTCTCTGCACCAGTCAATATTGACTTTGAGCAGCCCGAGGAAGATTTATTGACACTACTTTCTAGCGATGACGATCCATTTAATCGCTGGGAAGCAGGGCAGAAGCTAGCTATGCAAATGATTTTGAATAATCGTTTGCCAGATTCAGTACTCATTAATGCCTATCGTGAAATTTTGCTAGATCCAAACCTTGATCCAGCATTTAAAGAGTTAGCACTGACGCTGCCTGCCGAATCTTATTTATATGAGCAGTGCAAGAGTGTTGATCCCCAGAAGATATTTACCGCGCGACAAGCTTTCCGGAAAGAGCTGGCCAAGCAATTGCAATTAGAGTGGGCCGCACTTTACCAACAGAATCAAACTCCAGGATCTTTTAAGTCTGATGCGATTGATTCTGGAAAGCGCGCCCTCAAGAATTTGGCTTTAAGCATGTTGTTGGATGCGGATCCCAAGATTTGGGCGCCAATGGCCCGCAATCAATACCAGATTGCTGACAATATGACAGATCGTTATGCAGCCTTATCTGCTCTGGTAATGCATGGTGCAAAAGGCGCGAAAGAATGCCTTGAGGATTTCTGTAAACGTTTTGCAGATGATGCGCTCGTGATTGATAAGTGGTTTGCATTGCAGTCTAGCCGCCCACCTATTGATGGTCTTGAGTCCACACTTGATGAAGTGAAGCGCTTGCGTGAGCATCCAGCATTTAAGTTAAATAATCCAAATCGTGCCCGCAGTGTTATCCACATGTTCTGCGCAAATAATCCTGCGAGTTTTCATCAGGCTGATGGAAGTGGTTATGCTTTCTGGGCGGAGAGCGTTTTGGCTCTAGACCCCATCAACCCCCAGGTTGCCGCTCGTCTTGCCAGAGCCTTAGATCGCTGGCGCCTATTTGCCGAGCCCTACCAGAGCAAGATGAAGGCTGCTTTAGAGCAGGTAGCAGCTTGTCAGACCCTTTCCCCAGATGTGAAAGAGGTGGTTGCTAAGGCTTTGGGCGTCTAA